The Manihot esculenta cultivar AM560-2 chromosome 1, M.esculenta_v8, whole genome shotgun sequence genome has a window encoding:
- the LOC110618705 gene encoding uncharacterized protein LOC110618705: protein MYWYAVGDKVSICECRCSRARLPPSRFWLFEPRCDMHDIGGWYIETFGRDKKGRTVLSQRYWDGFDESEQYDKRLHPAMYLLALAYRTLDLEDTKRRKQAFKEPNNLSRARTCQRKKETRY, encoded by the exons ATGTACTGGTATGCAGTGGGGGATAAAGTTTCTATTTGTGAATGTAGGTGCAGTAGAGCTCGATTACCACCAAGCAG ATTTTGGCTGTTTGAGCCTCGTTGTGATATGCATGATATAGGCGGTTGGTATATTGAAACATTTGGTAGAGATAAGAAAGGTCGAACAGTTCTGTCTCAAAGGTATTGGGATGGCTTTGATGAAAGTGAACAATATGACAA GAGACTCCATCCAGCAATGTATTTACTTGCTCTTGCATATAGAACATTAGATCTTGAAGatacaaaaagaagaaaacaagcATTCAAG GAGCCCAACAATCTGTCACGAGCCAGGACCTGCCAGAGGAAAAAGGAGACTCGTTATTAG